The sequence CAGTGGAGTCTGAGGAGAAATTTACAATACTGTGAAACAGATGACTTAATTCTCGACGTAGGTGCTACCCATTTGAAAATATCTGCCCTTTGCTTTGCCACTGCGAAGAACCTCTACCCGTCTCAGCCTTTCTTGCCTTATtggcctctcctttcttctcttcctttctctcctttctgtaaCTTCCTTTAAGgagcaagcaagaaagcaagaaaaacaacaaaacaacttcccttctttttatattttttaaatcgaGCAACTTTTCCTTCTCTGAAGCTTTAGTGTCAGTCAAAGCCAAGGCCCTCAATATCTCACCTTCTATCTCAAGTACTTATGAGCATATTcacccccttcctttcttcctcaaaaAGCAGTCATATGACGAGATGAATTCAAACATTCTTATGTGCATGATCAGTAGATGGAATACTCAATTAACCATAGAGTTTGAGGACTCATTCCCTACACCAAACTTCTCTGCATGGACAGCGACCTTGTTCTGTCCCATCTAAAAGCCTTTCAGGATGGAAAATtcaggaaggaaatgaagaagctgggaaaaagaagagaaggggaaTGTATGTAGAAGGGGtctgttttttattcttcatGTTTTAGGGACTTGCTTTGCTTGTGGTcttctgaaatgcaaattaaaaggtTTTTCTTGAAAATACCTGTCTTCTTTTACTACCTGTTAAACTCCTTCTCtccacttgtttttcttttaccttaATTCAGATAATGACCTCAAAAACACAAAGagcaaaaatatttgtgaaaggaGTGGATTTGGGGATAGGAGAGCAGGAAATCCTTTCCATTAACCATCCTGTGTGCTACAACtgataggaatataaaataaaagttttcttacATCTTTTTTGAGAGTAGAGGAGAATGAGTTGAAATGTCCAGTGAGCCCCTCGCTCGGCCTGGCCGTGGCAGCGGTGCTCTGCAGACAGTGCCTCCCTAGGGCGTGGGTCTCCAGGAGAGCAGGACAGGGCAGCGGCCGGCACTATCGGGCAGTGGCCGGCACTACCGTGCCGCGATTTGCGCAGAGCTGAAGTAGTCCCTGACTATCGAAGAGGTGGCCCCCGCCCCGTTGGGCCTCACGAGGACCTGTGGCAGATTCCAGAAAAGGTCTCCCTACAAGAAGCTGCTGTCCTCCGTATAACTTACGGCACTGCGATTTTTGCTCTTGAGCATCGGGCCCGTACCCAGCCTGGAGAAATTGTTTTAGTGACGGCAGCAGCTGGAGCCACAGGCCTTGCGGTGATGTGGCAACAAATTTCTTCAGGCCAAGGTAATATAGCTGCTGCTGGAAGTGACGAGAAGTTCAGGCTGGCGATGCAGAGGGGTGCGCAGTCCAGCGTGAACTACAGTCAGGGCAGCCTGAAGGATGCAGTGAGGAAGCTGCCTGGCATGTGAGGGCAGGATTGTGGTAGTGGGATTTGCTGGAGGAAACATTCCTTCTGTACCAGCCAACCTTCTGCGCCTGAAGAATATCTCTGCTAGGGGCCTGTACTTTGgtcaatacaaagaaatgaacttTCCCGTCTTCTCCAAGAGCCTATCTTCAGTGCTTCAGTACTGCCAGCAAGGGCGCATCCAACCATATGTAGGAATGGTTTTCAAGCTGGATGAGGTCAATGATGCTTTCCTTCATGTGATACAGGGGAAATCCATGGGCAAGGTTCTTCTCGCTCTTAAATAAATCCTCGCCTGAGCAGCAAAGTCAACATGTCCAGATCAAAACTCCACATCTTTCCCCAAAACCTGATTTCCCTTCTGTGTTTCCAAAGGTGTTACCACTTTCCTTACTAATCCAGGTTTAAAATCTTGGAGTCACCTTTGATTCTGTCTACTAATTGCTCCTAATTAATATGATTATATAGTTTATTGTCCAAACCTTTTTGAGGGTAAAAGGGTGCCATTAGTAATTACATCAGGAAAACATatcccaggcaaaccaggatgtATGGTCAGCCTACTCGATGAATTATGAAATGCAGTGATTGCCGAGTTCTGTCATTCCCACCTCTAAGATATCTCTTACATCCATATCCGCATTTCCATTCTGACTAATTAAGCCTCAACTACTGTCACCAGTGACCTTCTAACTGCTTTTCCTACCTTTAAATTACCTTCACCCCCTCCATTCTTGTGATGCATTATTGCCATGGTGATCTTCTCGAAGCATAGCTCTGACTATGGCCCatctcagaaaacttacagtgGCTCACCATTGCCTGATGGTGGAGTTCAGACCCCTTCAGCTAGCATTTCATTATGACTGTGATTTTTCCCCACATCACTTTCCAGCCTTGTGGTCCACAATTCCACTGGGCCCTAAGTACGTACTGAACTTTCCTGCCTCCCTCATTTTGCTCTGCTTGTGCAATTTTTTCCACCCTCCACCTCTGTCAAACATAAGCCTTCCTGACCTCTAAGACCTACGTTTGTCATGTGCCTTTACCCTCAGGCAAGGGGcaatctcttctcttcctcttctaccTTCCTGTAGCTTTTCCCCCAGGATTTATCACATTCTGCCTTGAATCATAGGGAACAACATGTGTAGTGGAATGAACACAGGCCTCTGAATCTAAGATATGAGTTTAAATCCCAGCTTTGGAGGTGATTACTTAAGGTCTCAGTGCCTTCATTCTTCTTCCTATATAAAGTAGATATTACAATATCTAACTTACAGAGTCATTGGAAGCTATACATGCAGTGATTGGGTAAAGCATCTGGCACATGGCAAGCAATTAGCAAATGCTGGTTACttctacttctttctcttctcttttcccagtGTATCGTAAGTTCCTTGAGAGCAGGCACCATGTCTGATTTACCCTTGTATTTCCCACAGTACTTCCCATAGTGAGTTACCCTTAGTAAATACTCAGTGAGTTGAATTGAATTTAAATTGCCTATAAGTCTTAAAATGTGGGATTAAATTAAGAATATGTTGCCCTGGAAATACCCAAATGTCTatcgatggatgaatggataaacaaaatgtggtatacacataaaggaatattattcagccttaaaaaggaatgaaattctgacgtGCTACAATatgatgaacctggaagacattatatttgaaataagccagacagaaaaggacaaatactatatgatgccacttatatgaagtacctagagtagtgaaattcatagaaatagaaagtatagGTTGacatccaaaatctgaaatgggAAAccctccaaaatctgaaactttttgaatgctgacatgatgctcaaagaaaatgctcattgaagcatttcagattttggatttttggatttgggatgctcaactggcATAATGTGAATATTCCAAATTCTGAAAAAATCTGAAGtctaaaacacttctggtctcaagaaTTTTGGATAAAGTATACTCAGTGTGCAACatgtagaatggtggttgcaaggtgggaggagagaatggagagttactgtttaatggtaCAATGTTTCCGTTTGGGAAGATGGAAAGTTTTGGAGGTGTGTGATGGTTATGGTTGTGCAACAATGGGAAGGTACTTAGTACTGCTTAACtgtgcacacttaaaaatggtaaaaacgATAAATTTTGTGTATGTCTTACAacaatgaaagattttttttaaaaaaaggaaatgtctagTGCTCATATGTTGCCAAtctttctctaaagaaaaataattttttaagtactAGAAAAAAAGAGTTCAGATTATTCTGTAAATCAAGGGCATTGTTTTGTAGGGCTGTACAGTCCCTTTCTTACTACTCATGAACTATTGTGGACCATGATCTGAGACTGTTATTGTCTGCAGATAAATTGGGTGTTAATTATAAGTTTATCCATGTTCACTTTTCACATTCAATTTATTTGTCAGTTTAGAAATGGGCTAATTTTGGTTTGATTTGGGCCCATTTCCTATAGAATGTGTTATTGTGGATATGCTAAAAATCTTTTTGAATGCCCTGTTATCAGCAAACTGTTATTAAGCCTAATCAGGTAATGAAGAATTTGTAATTCATCAGATATGTTAAGTAATCAttaccacacataaaatacagatAACTGATAATCCCAGAAATATAGTTTTTGAAAACTAAATTTCAACTaacttagtttcttttcttttttttttttttcttttcccctcgagatggagtcttgctctgtcgccagtatggagtgcagtggcgtgatctcagctcactgcaacctccacctcccaggttcaagcgattctcctgcctcagcctcccgagtagctgggactacaggcatgcaccaccacacccagctaatttttgtatatttagtagaaatggggtttcaccatgctggcaagATGGTCtgaatctcttgacctcatgatccgcctgccttgcctcccaaagtgctgggattacaggtgtgagccaccacacccagcccttagTTTCCATAATAAGAAATTGAGTGCTTATTATAGCATCTTCTATAGATTCTTAAGTGATAGTAAAATGTGTCGACATTTCCCTTGCCCCCAAGTCACTTACAGTGATGAGGAAAGCACAGAGTTTATCTCACCTGTATGCACACTGTTGCACAAAGATGCTCTTACAGCATTGAGTCTTAAGACTTGAATGGTTTTGAGGGAAGATGATTATGATCTGGGAAGATGAGTAGGGCTTGTTAGCAGAGATAACAAAATAGGTATCGTAGGTAGCATGGTATAGTATAGAGGTGAGCAATTGAGAAGTATGCTTCAAAAATGGCTAGTAGTCAAGTATGGCGGGAGTATAATTATGCTGGGCTGATAGAGGAAGATAAGGCAGGAAAGGTAAAGCAAGTCCTAATTGCAAGGTAATGAGGCTTTGAATACAATGTAAATAGCTGGCACTTTATTTGGAAGGCCAGTTTTTCACTGAATGCTGCTATTTGATAGACCTTGAAGattttctccaaaatattatGGACAAACAAGTTTGGGAAATGTTGCATATTTCCTCCTCCCAGGCATTCATAGGACATAGTGGTACATTAAAGTGTAAAAAAACCCTGCAGTAAAGACCTATTTTATCATGTTTAACATGATGTTTCTCAAATGTACTTAACCACAGAATCTTTGCTTCCAGAACTCTTATCAACATGTCAAGGGAAACCTGTGCTTCATAGAACATAGTTTGGGAAAAACTTCAGCCATTGCTGTAGGCaatggattaaaataaaaaaaatttaagtgggtcagtggtgtgatcagatctatactttaggaaagaaaaatatataaactttctTTGATTCagattattaatatatttcaagATGTTATAGCACATCGGAGCCATCATTAAGAACAATAATATTGTTTTGGATATATACAGAAGTATGGATCACTAAATATTTTTGATTAATAGTATGAAGGATAATAGAATCCAATATCCCAATAAATGGGACTTCTCTGGAGGAGCTCACCCTATTCCTGAGAAAATTAAATGCCTAGCTATCACGGCCaagttggtattttttttaagctaACTGACAATCAGATTCTCTGACATACTCATTAACCATAGACAAAGGCACAGCAGAATTTgcttaaagaaatgcaaacagaTCTCATTGTTCTTAAGAGAGAAGACAACACAGAATAAGGAGGACATTCTGGCAGTTTTAAACaggttttccttttctgtacaGGATGATGTCTTTTTCTAGAGAATTGTActgatgtttcttttttgcaTAAATCTTACTTTAGTGGTATATATTGTTTAGTTCTGGTCACATTTCTTAAAATCTCATTTGAAACAcatactaatcttttttttttgaatgacttCTATAAAGTGTTGGATCAGCATATTATGATGTCTAGTATTCTAATAAtcactactttaaaaataagggCACTCCTGTTGAGTAGCCCTCTATTTCAGTAAGTATTAAGAATTGTACATGATATTGGTAAAAAACGatgaactaaaatttaaaaattacatatagcAAGATCCTGAAATAACATGGTTATAAGATAATCGTGTCCTAATTTCCAGTACTTACATTTTGAGGGATCCATTGTGCCTTTGTACATGTTCTTTTCAGAAGactctttcctttattctttccatggctgactttttctccttcctcagatCTTTAAGAGCAGATAATCCACTTTGCTTGGGTGAGAATATTCACTAGCTGAATCCTCAAGGATAAGTAGGAATGTATCAAGGGTCAAAGGCGGGAAGGCGCAAAATGTCCTATGCTTAGAATGTCTTGTGTGTAGACAGGTTTAAGCTGAGGAGGTAGGCAAGCATCAATCAGGGAGGTTTTTGTGTGTAATTCTATAGTGTTGGGACCAATAGGCTGCGGAAAGTGATTTGAATTTTAGAAGGATTACTCTGATAGCAGTATGGAAGATTGATGATGTGGGAGGGTGGGGTGAGACTAAAAGCAGGGGAAATTGTTAGTATATTACAATAATGTTTTGAACAAGAGATTATAGGAAGCTACAGCATAACAATAAAAGTGGAGAAAGTGGGATGGGGTGGCAGACAATATACATACAAGTAATTTCACTCAGATAAATTTCAGGATGAAAATGAGTGTTAGTGGGAGAGAGTGGTAGACCAAAGATACTATTTTCTACCGTTATTGCtgatgttatttgtatttttgatattatTCAAGAATTTAGTGACTGACTAGTCTATGATGCCATCACTCAAAGGAAGAAATGCAGGAGAATGACTGAATTTTAGGGGAAGATTTTTCAACAGAGAGATGTAATAAAACAATTTGAGCTTGAGGTGCTGTGAAAAATTGAGCTATTCTCAAAATGTAGTCTTCCAATGCCTGGGGTCTCCAAAATCCTTTCAAGGGGTTTGTGAGGCcaaaagtatatttataataataaggCATTATTGTCTTTTAACTATGTTTATATTTGCACTGACCGTGGAAAAGCCATGGTGAGTAAAATTGCTTATGCCATAGCATGAATAAGGCCATAGCATGAATAAGCATGAATAAGGTGCTAAATGATGTGATTAGTTATTATTGTAGTCTTTACTGCtgtgcacttgcagtttaaaAACGCCCAGTTTCACTAAGCATGTAGTTGATGAAGCAATAAAAATCATGAATTTCATTACATTTTGACCCTTTAATACATATCTTTTCATATTCCATTCAGTGACATAGGAAGTATGAGCACTGAGTTACTTATTTGTCTGGAGGAGAATCCCTTGTGTTTGAGTTACAAGCTTAATTGGCTACTTTTTTCAAAGAGCATCATTTTTACATGAAAACGATTGTTATTCAGAATTGGGCTTTTGGCAGTTATATTCTTGAAAACCAATGAAGTGAGCTGTCACActgagaaaaggaatattttctgctaatgttaaaatttcagttttcaagcataaattagaattttaaaaaacatgtttacCACCATGAGCTTGATGGCTTTTCAATAATTGGAGGCTTTTCTGATGAGATTGGtggtaatattaaaaatatagttagaattattatataataaaatgtgccAACATTTAGAAGATCTGTATAACCAAGTGaacctatatttttaaatgatcaatcTATAAATTTACAAAATCGGATAAGATAGACCAACAGATTTTCAATTCACTGGTTATTTCATTAGCTCTGTCAAGTCTACTTATGACCTATAAGTGGAATTCTTTATCTCTgatattatgtttaaaatattccaacatttccatttgattttttcttagagtttccatatttctgataaattttatatatttatgcatgctttttacctttttatttgaTCCTTTAGCATATTAATTACAGTTATTTTTATAGTCCTTGTCTGATAGTTCCAATATCTGGGACATCAGATTTTGGGCTTCTTAATTGttttacctctttttaaaattatagtaaaagATGCATTATGAAATCTACCttcttaacacatttttatagTACGCAGTACAGTGTTGTTAATTAAAAGTACAATGTTGGATGGcaaatctctagaactttttatCTTGCATGACTAAAGCATCATACCCATTGAACAGCAACTTCCATTTTCCCCTCTCTCAGCCCCTTGcaaacaccattctactctgtttctatgaatttaactTCTTCAGATAACTCATAAGtggaattatgcagtatttgtccttctgacACTGTCTTATCCCACTTCTCATAATTTCCCCAAGGTTTACCCATGttgtaacatataatgaaattttcttatttttatggccAAACAAAATTGTAtccatatgccacattttctttatcctttaacATCATTGGATATTTAGGATGGTTCTActtcttggctgttgtgaataattctgcaataaacataggagtgcacaAGTTCAagttcctgatttcaattcttttggataaatactcagaagtggcattgctggatcatgtggtaaatctattttgaattttttgagaaacctccatactgtttttcatggtGGCTCTACCATTTTATGTTTGCACCAAGAATGCACAGGGGCTCCAATTTCTTAACATCCTCACCAactcttgttattttccattttttttatatTGGCCATCCTAACATGTgaggtgatgtctcattgtggtgattttcatttccctggcGATCAGTGGTGTTGATCACTTTTTAGTGTACCTGTAGgccatttaaatatctttttctgagaaatgtctattcctttgtctattttaaaaatcgttacttttttttgctgttaagttgtaaaaattctttatataatgtggatattaatcccttatcagatatatggtttgcaaatattttctcccaatccataggttaccttttcactctgttgattatttcttttgctacaTAAAAGCTTTTCGGTTTGGTGTGATTCCACCTGTCAAGTGATTTTGTATGTGCTTTTGGTGTATATCTAAGATGTCATTGCCAAGAGCAATATCATAaagcattttctgttttcttctaggagttttccAGTTTTGAGTCTTaacgtttaaatctttaatccattttgaccTGATTTTTTAATGCATGGTGTAAGGtgagggtccaatttcattcttttggatatccagtttttccaacaccattttttgaagatactatcctttccccactgtgtaTTCTTTCCATCTTTGTTGTAGATGAATTGACTGTACATAGCTGGCTTTTTTTCTGagctctttattttgttttattggccTGTATATCTGACTTTATGAGAGTAccataccatactgttttgattattacagTTTtgcaatatgttttaaaatcagtgtGTAATGCCTCTGATTTTGATCTTTCTctccaaaattgttttggcttATAGGGGTTCtttgtgtttcaaaataaattttaagattgttttgctAGTTCCCAAATTGCTAAATCCcaaaatgccattgggattttgatagggattgcattgaatatgtgGATTACTTTGGATAAtgcagacattttaacaatatgttttcaaatttataagCACTAGATATATTTCCATGTACttgcactttaatttttttcttttaaaaattattttattgaaacataacattttacatatttatagagCACATGTAAGTATTTTTGACATGCATGCAGTGTGTAATTATCAACTTAGGGTATTTAGGGTCaaatgttcattgttttctgtctcttttgtagctgttttgtttttttctctctcttgatattcttctttgtatttccttgatttttttcatgttttggttcctctcttattttctttgcaAATCTTCTGTaagtcttttctttgtgtttatcatGGGGCTTACATGAAACATACATACTTTGcttgacagtttttttcttttttctttttttttgacagagtctcgctctgtcaccaggctggagtgcagtggcacgatcgcagctcattacaacctctgcctctctggttcaagcgattctcttgcctcaccctcttgagtagctgggactacaggtgcacatcaccatgcccagctaatttttgtatttttagaagagacggggtttcaccatgttggccaggatggtcttgatttcttgacctcgtgatctgcccatctcagcctctgaaagtgctgggattacgggggtgagctgacagtatttttttttcagaactttgaaaatatcatttcGCTCCTtgcctgcaaggtttctgctgagaaatctgctgatggTCTTATAAAGCTTCCTTTGTTCAAGTCGAGTTGCTTTTATGTTGTTGCTTTCAcaattctttttctcattaactTTTGACAAGTTGATTATATTATGTCTCAGTGTGGACTTCTTTAGGTTCACCTTATTTGGGATTCATTGGGCTTCTTGAACATGGATGTCCATTTCTTCCCCAGAGTTGAGGAATTTGGGgcccttatttatttaaataagctttttgCCCTTTTTTCTTCTGACACTCTCATAATGCATATAGTGATCTGTTTGGCTCTTCCATAAGTCTCTTAGCTTTTCTTcacaaatttaaattatgtttttctttttactcctcTGACTGGATAATTTCAAGTGACGCGTCTTTGAATTTGCTGAATCTTCTGCTTGGTCAAGTCTACTGTTGAACTAACTTCTTTAGCAAATTTTCAGTTTACTTATTGCATTCTTCAGctctaaaatttctgttttgttctttttacattttctatctctttgttgaaattctcatttaactcatgcatttttttctgagctCATTGAACATCTTTATGATggttatttttagtgttttgtcaGGTAGTTCTTATACCTATGTTTCTTTAGGGTCAGTTTCTggagatttattttcttcctttgattgGGACATTTTCCCTGTGTGTTTTTTCCCCTATAACTTTGTATTGGTATCTATGCATTTGAAAACAAGAGCCACCTCTCCCAGTCTTTATGGACTGGTTTAATATAGGAAAAGAACTTTACCAATTACCCTGGCAAGAGATTCTGAGGCCTCTCAAATCTTTTCTACATAGATGTCCTCCCTGGACTTGTGTGGAGATTCCTAACTGGaaaatttttccagtttttttttctgtttgtttgttttttagctcaGAATCACTTTTTTCCTTTGGCATCTGTCTGTTGTACCATGATTCCTCTGAGGCAGCAGTGCACTGCCTAGTTCTTTTCTGCTTTCAATGACAATGGGTATCTAGGGAATGTCAGGTCCTATCCTTGTCTCAAGACAGGTGTGATAGAAACCAGTTCCTCAGTCAGCCCTCTGAAAAGCTGCAATGTTGGATGCATGTTCTACCTTACTCTTTCTCCTCAAGAGAGAGACCACTGACATGTATTGGCCTCCTCCTTTGGAGGAACAGCAAAACACCCATCTCTCTTTTGTCCTCAGAGGCCTCCCGCATTTGGAGCAGGGTtccccaacttttttggcaccagagaccagcttcatagaagacaatttttttctgcAGATTGAAGAGGGGATGGTGGACCCTGCCACCTAGATACCTCACATGTGCAGTtaacaatagggttcatgctcctataagaatctaatgctaccgctgatctgacaggagatggagctcaggcagtaacaCTTGGTCGCCCACTGCTCACCTGCTGCTGGTCAACctgattcctaacaggccacggaccagtagAAGTCCATGgctggtccatggcctgggggtttAGAGTATTCTGGGTCCTCTTATTGCTCCATGACAGGTGAGACAGAAGCCAGTCTCTTGGGCAGTCCTCCAGAGAAGTCAGAATGTTGTATTCACAGTCcagctttctctttctgtctccaggGAGAggatgagaaatgaaaatttccTCCCAATAATGTGGTGCTGTGCGGTGGGAAGGGACTATTTTGAGAGGATGTCACACATTTTCCTACCGTTTTTGATGTGGCTATTAAATAGTTTCATACACCTGCAATGCAGGAGCCATTTAACTTGCTTCTGGATTCCTCACAAAGGAATTGGTCTGTGTATTGTTGTTGAAGCAGTATCTTCATGGGAAAAAGAAGGGTCTGGGGCTTTCTATTCACCACCTTGCTGATGTAACTTCATGTCTCTtaagtttttttcccccttgtgtTTTGGCgtcttacattattttttattaaatgtttggcATTATGTATAGAACAGTAGAGACTGAGATAAATAGTATAGATGAGATAAATAAATGACATGTGCCGGGAAATGTGCATGTCATTTTGGCACAGGACTCTCAATATAAGGGCTGAGTCAATTTATTTAGAAGTCAAGCTGGATTTAGTGTTTGTCATTACCATTGTTATCTTCATAGCACCATAGgctttgaatttctgtagtaCCAGGTTGCTTTTCTTTTCAGCTTAGTGTGGAAGCTAGGGTActaatgtttttttctaagtgtTTGTGCTTCACCTTCAGCTTTTAGATATCCCTGCATATCTGTACCATAGGAGGTTTCTCTCCATGCTCTTACTGGTTACATAATGCTAAGCTTGTGGTGGTTATGACGAAGTTTGTTTTCCTAGTTCAGCTTCAGTCTTATACAGGGCTTGCATACCTGGATCTTAGAGGTAGAGCTTTCTCAGCATTTGTGCCCCTCCTGTCTGTGACAGCTAGCCACAGTCTTGGATCTGTGGTTCATATTGGCTAGGAGATTCCTCCCTGGACTCCAGCAGTGGCAGACCTCCACCCAGTATCCATATAGATTCCTAGAACCAGGAAGATTTTCTGCCCTTCACCAGCAGAAAGAGCTTTTCCTTTTACCTTTCACCGAGATGCAATGGGTTAACTGTGCTCTGGAACTTACAGTGATTGCTGCCTCAGCTCCAGCTTAAGGCTTTCATTTCTTAGAAAAGAAGGGTCCAAGGACACAAGAAGGAATTTACATTTTCTCCCAGCAATGTCTGACCACACTCTAGCGTCTTGCATCATTGAGGTTGGTTCTTTTTCATCCTCTGCCTTGCCCCATGTTTTCTTGTAAGCACCCAGAGGAAGTCCAAGGAAGAAGGCTTACAAGTGAGGGCAAAGTTCCCAGGTATTTCATACTGACATGCTAACCCACACTTGACTTTTAATAATTAAACAGTTAATTTCTTCTAATCCATGTGTTTAGTGGCCACCTCTTCTTCTCATTCTGTGCCCCAGATAAGACACTTTGTGTATTCTGTCTCGGAGGGACTAGTCTTTATTTGGAATTCAGCTTACTTGGCTGTCTTTTGAACTTAGCTATCTAATAGGATCAAAAAAGTTACCATTTGTGGTTTATCTGACCTTTTCTCATTATTAAGTTGGAAGTAACTTTCTCTCAAGTTTTCTACATTCTGAGGTGAATGAATTTTAATGTAATAGATTGTGAAATGTTATTGATATGATTTCAGATTTCACATTGCAGTTTACCTTTACAAActtactctttttaaattttgatatagtATTGaagcatattaaaattatatgaaatggcTGTTCAAATACTTCTCCCTTTTCCAGCCACTTATC comes from Nomascus leucogenys isolate Asia chromosome 9, Asia_NLE_v1, whole genome shotgun sequence and encodes:
- the LOC115836663 gene encoding LOW QUALITY PROTEIN: quinone oxidoreductase-like protein 2 (The sequence of the model RefSeq protein was modified relative to this genomic sequence to represent the inferred CDS: inserted 2 bases in 1 codon) produces the protein MERAQHCGAEQDKSVQKLSERLRNPTGKLEKGSNDGEKVYGKTVDLSHCPQRSPSAKVRGYIFQPHTLRNQWAAFFSADLFLGLPDTEPSVGAAASKKRCSADSASLGRGSPGEQDRAAAGTIGQWPALPCRDLRRAEVVPDYRRGGPRPVGPHEDLWQIPEKVSLQEAAVLRITYGTAIFALEHRARTQPGEIVLVTAAAGATGLAVMWQQISSGQGNIAAAGSDEKFRLAMQRGAQSSVNYSQGSLKDAVRKLXLACEGRIVVVGFAGGNIPSVPANLLRLKNISARGLYFGQYKEMNFPVFSKSLSSVLQYCQQGRIQPYVGMVFKLDEVNDAFLHVIQGKSMGKVLLALK